Part of the Cottoperca gobio chromosome 16, fCotGob3.1, whole genome shotgun sequence genome, TGGTGTGTGACAGCTGACAGCGGGGCATGGCCAGTATTTGGCTGCGGAGTTTTGAAACCATGGTGGAGAAGGCAGGATGTCCTCTGTACCCcgggagcagagagaagagcggGTATGTTCCCGACCCTAAACCCAGTATAAagattcatttatattttacataatatACAGGAGGACAACTGAGTTTTTCCTTTATGTAAAGATAAATTCTCAATAACCTGCTTTAGTCAGATTATCCTCCCCATCATTCTCCTGCATAGGAAGGAGGAACATGTTGACTTCAGTTGCCAGATAGTCCTGCCCCAAGCCAGGGAATATATTGCAGTCTAGCATGGACAATGTACCTAAAAACAAACGTCATGCAATTAAATGAGAACAGCTGTGGCCTCACTATTTTGTTAATGAAATActgttttatctctctctgcatcCTGGGCATGGAATGAGTTGCAAATCACGTTGCCATTTTACATAACCTTCGACTCGACCTTCTATTGAAATTGCTTGTATGGCCTACATGTCTCTCCTCTTTTACTATTTCCTTTGTGTTGACCTTCCTggctaaataaaacaatataaaaaactaATCATATCCATGGTATTATACCAGCCCCCTCACTTTTAGACATGATTGTGCCCTTAAAAACAATGATAGCATGAAcacaatatatttatgtatgaaGAGAATATTCTTGAACCTTTGTATTTGAGATGGGAGTGGGCCATTAATTTGTCCACCGCCATATGCATGTTATTCAGATTCTTTGGGCAGAAATCATCCCGTCTGGCCTTATTCTGGAGGAacactggaggagggaggaattTATAGAAGTTGATTGTGAATTCATGAAACCTTGTTGGTGTGTGACATTGTGCGTTTCTGCTTTAAAAAGTCACCAATATGAGGATAGTACTCCGCTCCATCGTCATTGCCTGAAGAGCCAGTGCTGTCGTGGCTTGCAGACGGAGTGGAAGGTTTCAGCATCTCTGCAGTCTGAAGAAacctaaacacaaacataacattaaatTTCCTGTTTGGTACCAAGATCTGCATTCATGAGACATTAAGACATAGGATGCATTCAAACTCAAATCTTGTGTAAGTGAAAGAAACCGGAGTGTACATGGCAGCAGTGgacatttttctttctaaaaTACCCATCTGCTTTGATAGATACAGGACTGAattttgtccccccccccctcatttaCATTGAAAGGTCTTTGCAGCCCATATAGACAGAAGGAATTATTAAAGTGAGCACCCGTGCTTTCAACATACATGTGGacatataaatattgttttaaggcttacttcaaaaataaaagaattcaTTTAAAACCTGTAAATTGTTACTTTTGGTttcaatgcttttctttttttttttcactttccaGTATCGCTGTCCTGGACCTTCAACTACCACCAAGCTGAATACAGCTATTGCTTTAAATAACAGATCCATAGTTTTCAGTTAAAATAGGATAAGGTATAGACAGGGAAAGTATCTTACCATGAGGTTAGAGTTATTCAAATGATTGACTAGAATTGTTCAGGTGGGTGTCTTTAACAGATACTGGTGTATTGGAGCAGATGAGCACCAGTTATACTGGTACATAACAAGTCATTCTCAACAGTTCTGGCTCTGACCGCACTTGTTGTCTACAAGACCTGAAGGACAAACATTATTGAGCTAATGAAAAAGCAGAAGACAAATATCCTCTCAATACCAAGTTCAAATACTCAACATTCCTGCGGGAGGAGGGGGGGCGGATTTGAGAGTTaccctcttctttctttttcactgaATCTGGGCAGTAACTATAACACAGATCCATTGCAGATAAGAAAGTACCAACCTGTAGAGGTTTAAGTCAGTGAACCAGTCTTGAACCACAATGACAACGTGGCACACTGTAAACAGGAAGGCGGCGATCTGAAGAGACTGTTGACAGATTATACAGAGAGTACTAATGTGGTCACATGTGAATGGGTGTatacagaataaataataacaaccaTTAAACAGTGAACCAGAGGTCCCTAGAGGTTGTTTTCCCCATATAAACAACTACTGTTTTCACCCACTGCCATATGCAGGCCAGCCACTCACCTGCATCTCAACATATGTGTGAGGGAGGTTGTACTCCGGAGGCAACTTCCGATCGTTGTTGATGAGGTGGTCGAGAATAGATGGGCTGAGCATTGGCTGAAGAAACAAATgaggcattcacacacacacacacacacacacacacacaactcatcaatcctCAACCAAATACACTCCAACTGTAACTACTCTCTATTCCAAGGTGACATTTCAATTCAGGCAGTTCTTGCTTACACTCAGCAAATTGAAAATagtacagaaaaagaaagagaagcggTCACTGTGTCCGAATCACTTCATTCATACCTGTGTATCCAAGAAGATGACTCTCTCCTGTGTGATGAAGAAATCAATGCCTGTGCTCTggtttcctcctctttccttgATTTCTTGAGTCTGGGCTCTGAATACATAACCTctgtgcaaacaaacacacatcacatcaaTTAGAGGAACTTCACTGgttaaccttttaaaaaaaaaaagacgtgggtggtggtggcctagtggtacggcttccaaacaccagatggttgtgagttcaataccagggatGAACAAGGtccttaaccccgagttgctccagggggactgtccctgtagttagttcactgtaagtcgctctggataagagcgtctactaaatgacctgtaatctAATAAATGCATAGATAGGGTGTTAAGGCCTAAATAAGTGTTTTGGTTAGAACTTCTACTTTTCCCTAAACAAATAGTATTTCATTATATGGTTGTCTGGTGTGTGGACGTTGTGCAGTGCAACACACTGAGCTGATTTGAATAAATccaaattattataataataataataataataataataataataataataataataataataagataataataaagataatgtaTGATTAGCTAGAACACTCGACTCGACTCTACACAAGCAGACGGGCTTTATCATATCGCCCCCGTGTGTTCAGAAAGAGTACCTTCACTTTGTAAGTGCAGCTTAcaaatttagatttttgatGGGTGAGCACCACACTTCTACCGTTTCAACTTAACAATATGAAAAGTAAATGAACAGAGAGACTAATTGTGGCAGGCAGTACACAGTTAACTTATCTTAAGCATACATTTGTATTAAAGCCAAAACATATTCTCCTCTCTATAATAATAGGTGAGATGTTTGTGTACCATGACTGACAAATTCAATATGATATATTCTGCTTTTTATCAGACTATTGAAGCCCTGATCAAAGCATTTAACTACTTAATGCTTACATATGATACGTTTCTGGTGCCGTCACTGGTTTAACAATGCTATAGTTGTATATCTATAGTACAGGTTGGTCTAGCACTGTAACTACTGTCCTGTAAGTCTAACAGTAATTTTTACTTTGTTCACTATACTGGCATCAGgaacatatttttttgttttgtctggtaGCTATCGGTAGCTAGCCCCAGTTCCCAAAGAGTATTAATGCCAGTTATTTGTAATTACTATCCCCAATTAACGGAAATGGCAGATTTTgtaactgtggaaaacaaaatgcagtgtgtcttgtgttgttgGTTGTTGCTAAGCTCTGAGGGAAACGGAAAGTTATCCAGTTTACGGTGACGGAACCAACAATGATACCACTTGGAAACACAAGGGGGGGTGAAAAGTTAAAAGGTTAACCATTTCCACTTTAAATGAATGTATCATTCGCACATGGACGAGCAGTTTACAAGCTTGAGCTCATTGTTGGCGTTACGACAAACCTTACCTTTGATCTTCCTCAGGAGTGTTGGCAGATAATAGTGACATGATGGTAGATTTCCCACTTCCCTGCAGGCCAATGACTCCCACCACCAACATATCTGTCTGGTCCCTCAGATACTGCAACACAACATCCTTTAAGTACATACACTACAATATATTGAGATTactaataaatcatttaataaaatggCTCCACAATCAACTAAATTCACTCAACATTAACTCACCTCAATGGCACTGTCACACCAATTCATCTGATCATCCACAAGCTTAATGCTGTGCTTCATCTTCTCCGGAGGGAGGAGTTTAGACTGGCCAACCATGGCTGGAAGTCATATGAAAAGATTCAagatttacttttcttttctctgcacaCATAATTTGGCCTTAATGAGTGCGTCCAAGTAGAGTACATTTatagaaggaaaataaaaagttatttttgtgaAATCTAATATAGCTCACGGTCCACAGCGCTGCTTGATGCAGAAGCACCCATTCCTCTGTTTTGGATCTGGTACACAGGCTGGGTGGGACGCTgcccctccctctccatcttgGAGGGCCCAGGACCAGAGGGCTGAGCTGCCGCTTCTGGAGGAGTGCCCGGCTTCCCTCCATCGTCCCTGGCTTTCATTAGCATGATGGGCTTCTCCAGGACCGGAGCTCCACCGACAGGTGTATTCTGTGAAGGCTTGGCCTTGAAAAAGATCCAACAAGTGAATAGATGGAATGACCTGAGAGGTAGAAGAGCTTTATGTATACGAACTGTACTTTATGTAATGATTACTTTTTAACAgtgactcatttgttttggcATTGTGAATGTAGTTGTGGAAAGAAGCAAATGTGTAAATACCTTACATTGTCTTGGATAAGTGTTTGCTAAAtgaattaatgtaaaagtatttgtttcaCTTTGTTCTCAAATTTGATAACATGATGTTTGCTTTCACATAATGCATACTCTAACTTCAATCTGACAATCCTGCAAGCAAAGTACTACCTCCTagacaaatcaaaatgttctgatgtcattattattgactgtattattgtttgtgttcaataaggaaaataacaatAAGAACTTAGAATCTGAGACATGCCAACGTACCCTTTCCCCAGGGGGTTTTGCAAGAATGATGGGAGTCTTCTGAATGAGTGGGCCTGGTGGATCCTCGCTCCCATCCTAAACAGACAAATTAAAGTGGGTCACTATTCTGATGTGCAAATGTTAAACACGCAGTGTTTGTGGGTTAGCTACCCTTCGTTCCCTCGGTTGATATTCTCGATCCCGACTGGGACCGGACAGATTTTGTCCCGGAGGTCCAGCATCTCTGTCTCCCCGGCGTCGCCTCCTCCTGCGCCCCTGTCCGTACATCCCGGGCTGACTGTGACCGGACTCTGACATATCGCTGCTCACCTGATTCACTACAACACACAACTGATGCCAACAGTAAGCTAGTTAACGATCGGAACCCAGTCCAATCAGAGGCGAGCTAAAGATACGATCACTTTCACTAAAATATCTTCGAAACTATAAATCTGCTCACAGTTAGTAACCATGTGACCATTACTGTCAAatacgtttaaagacgtttagtGGTGACATCGTTAAAGTTCAATTCAAAGCACTTTAGTAACGCTTGCTAAAGCTTTCCGCTCGAGCGTTACGGTACGAGAATGGACCGGTTTTCAATTATTAATGCGCTGAAAAAAACTCTCAGCAAAACAAACGAACCTCGTTCGTCTGGTAAAGGAAGTCGTCATGAAACATCATAATGAAAAGTAGTTCCGCCACTTTAGGGATCATTTCGACCTGTAACCTCGTTTTGTTGTtaattttactgtatttacatgaCATCCAATTATTCTTGTTTacccttgtttttgtttgcctttattataaaatactgtagtaataataataaaacgtaaataatgttttcaagAATTCAAGACCATccttgttattttatttttttgtctaaaATATTTTTGAGTTGAACTTGTCATGAAGTTTCCACTTTGTAAATTTAAAGTAATACTATTAAAGTATATCAACAACGAGGTTTGGAAATACTGGAGCGAAACCTTCTGGTGCATTCTGGGACGTGTAGGCGTCCCTCTTCCGGTTTTAACCGGATATGGAGGAGTTCGGTGAGTGGACGCCATGAAGTATATGACGGGGGTCTTCAAATGTGAAAtttgaagtgtttttctttttgtaatgtaCTGAAACGTATCTGTATTATCGCCATCTGCATAGATGGATGCGCTTCAGACACAACCCGAAACATTACATACACGTTGATGTTAACCCTAACTGTATTTTTTAAGTAACGTGAACTGTCTTGGACGAACCGTCACCTTTTTAGTTTTGATTTATCAAATTATTTCACCTTTGCTCTGTGCTGCAGGCGGCAGTGTTTGGTCCAGTACTTGTGGACAGAGGTAAGTGGCGTTACAGCTTTCCTGTGCAGTTGAAAGTTTAATATATAAAGAGGGTTTCTTTTACATGGCTTGTAAACGAGGCAGCGTTTAGAGTGCCGTCAAGAGTCCAAAAGTTGACCACACAAGAGCTGtagcaactaatgattattttaatcGTGATTGTTCGGTTTTTTTCGATTAATTGTTTTTCGTCAAACAGTAAGACAAAGCTTTACCTGTCCCAATGTCAGACCAAAAGGTTTTGAAGCTCAAATATGTTCAATTAAATTATATAACAATGGCATAAGATAGTCCACTGCCATGCTAGCATCTCCGTGAGGCTGTACTAAGGCACAGGGATGCTGTGAgcttaatgctaacatgctcaattACAATGCTATGCTATTGTTTAGCAAGTATACAATCagttgttagcatgctaacatttgctaattagctctATACATTAAGTAAAACCGTAGTTGATGGGAATGTAATTAGTTCTGTAGGTATTTAGCTATTTTATACAATCCATGGTGTTTAGTCTTAAACCAAAATGTTGTACAGcttgaaatgttgacctgatgattgTGTTAGATTAAAAATCAGAGGGATAGCTAAATTAGTAGGCAGTCATTTTTGTTTGGTAATTGACTCAAAATAATTAGAAATTATGATATGAACTTATTCGTTTTTTTGTCAGTCAACTAAGTGATTTATAGTATCATTGTTTCTGATTACTATAGTTTGGctacatctttatttaaataactaaatatcaTTGATTATAatcattaacaataataaaataataacggTAACTAAATAGCTGTCTGCTGTGATGCTTGTATGAAACCTATCGTATGTATTCATTcccaaacattatttatatcgCTTCTGTCTTTTCTGATTTAAATTGCAGACCACCCAGAGGTTAGCCTTGACCAGTTCCTCATGTCTGATGACTCAAGCAGTGATGGAGAATGGTGTGTTTCCACAAAAAGTCAGGTGGATGATGCACaatcaaaaaggaaatgttGGGAATGTGGCAAACAATTCAGCAAATTAACAAGCTTGATGTCGCACTACAAAAGCCACAATATCAACGCCGCCTGCCACATCTGCAAAATTACTTTCCGACGCCTGACGTCACTCTCCATGCACCTGGATAATGCACACTCGCCACCCCTCTGCAAAAAGTGCAATCATTATTTCAGTTCCGTGTGGGAGTTGAACAAGCATGCAGAGGTTTATTGTTTGGGCTCAACACCTTCTCAAGAAACTCCCTCTTTGGTTTCAGCGAGTCAGAATAACTTTCCTAACGACGTGACTGCACAGCAAAGCACAAAGTCAGGGCTGTTCGACTCCGTGTCAGAGTTGGGGCCTCAACAAAAAATTGAGATGAAGCCTGAGAGGGCTGGGACATCTGAAAACAGTGTAGAGTATATAGTGGGTGAAGATGATATTGACATGGAAAGGGATTGTGAGAAATCAGATGATTCAACAAGCACTGAATCTGATGACCAAGAGAACACGCGCTCTACTGAAGACTTGTGTCCAGATGATCCCGAATCAGATGGTGGCTCAAGTTCAACGGATTGTTCCAGTGGCTCTTCTCATGGTCAGCACtataaccccccccctccttcaaTGTGTGCTGCGTGTGGTAGAGGGCCATATCGGTCAATGAAGCTCCATTTGCTGCACTGCAGTGGTATAAGGGTAAAATATCAGTGTTCAGTGTGCAAGAAGCTCTTTATAACAGAGATGTATCTTAAAGAACACTACATGCCTTTGTATTCCTGTGAAATCTGTGGCCAAGTTTTCCCTCACGAAAACTCATACCAACATTACCAGTGTCCCAAGGGAACCAAATCACGTCTGGTCCTCTTTTGTGCCGAGTCAATGCCGCAAGCGTGTAAGATATGCAAATCCTTTTTCAACTCTGAGAAAACATTGTTAAACCATGTCACCAGAGTTCACACGTCAGTGGTCAGCACCAAGGTGTGCATTATTACCGATCCATCAGCCTTGGTGGATGAAAAGGTTTCACCAGGTGGCACAGCAGCAATCAGTAGTCGCAATGTAGTCAACCAGGTCATGAATGGAAAGCTCGGTGTTGCCCAGACCTATGCAGGGTCTCTGTGCGCTagtccttcctctctcttgaCCTACTCCTCCTACGCAGGCAGACCACCTGCCACTATGTGCATGGCGGCCTCTGCGGCACCCGTCAGATCGGGGAAAGCCGGCGCCCTAGGTCGAACCAACCAGCCTCTGTCTGCACCTGAATGTGTCCCTCCTGGTGCCACTGCTGCCTCCGACCCTGTCACCCCACCATCGCCCACAATTATGGCCATGTTTGAGAACGACAGCCAGGACGTGGCTTTGATGAAACGTATGAACATTGGCTGGCGCTCCAAGGCCCCTTATCCCTGCAGGCAGTGTGGTGCCATCTTGCGGCAACCCTCTCTCATCATCAGCCATCGCTACCTCCACCGAGGCCAGCGCTCGCACCAGTGCCAGTGCGGCCGAGCCTTTAAGCACCGGCTGCACCTGCTGCGACATTGCGTTCAGCACGCGGAGACCATGAGCTACATCTGTGTCAGCTGCGGGGAGACTTTCACGGGGGCAAAACTCTTAGCTGAGCACATAAAGGGCAAGTCACGGAAGACGTACCGTTCCGGACGTACATGGAAATGTAAAGTTAAGAGAAAGTGCAGAATGCCCTTTACATGTGACTGTGGACAACTCTTTTTTAGGCCTTCGGCATACATATGGCACCAACTTAAAAACAGgacaaaaactaaacaatcGAAGAAGCCCTTGCAATGACGAAGCGGACACATCCCATTGCTTTGGAGTACTCTTCTCCAGCTTTGTGCATCACACTTTAAAACAAAGTGGTCAATCAAaaggatttctttctttttctaagACAAAATCAAAGTAAAAATCACATGCACGTTAATTCTTAATGGATTTTAATTATAAGCGTGTCCTGGATGTTAACATGTTTTCACCATGAGCAAATGATacatagtaaacaatgttggaacAAGTCATTAATTCTTTTGACGACACACCAGAGAACAAATTAACCCACAAAGCACTTTGTTCAGTATGgattaaatgaaaaacactcCAGTTTATCCTCCAGAGAGTTGATCCAGTTTTGCAAATGTTTCACACAAAGTGCATTCTTAACAGTGAGGTTTGTATGGGAGTTTCTGAGTCCTCTTGTTTTTCCAGATTTGTTTTCACTACAGCTGATTTCAAATGCTGTTTCCCTGTGAGACATGTAGAGGTCTCGGTATTCAAGTTGAAAATAgcatattactttttttttattgttatataatCTTCATGGTTCTGAAGTCACGTTCTGCAATATTATGTGTATTTAATTCATCCACTAGATGGTGCTGTTTGggtactaaaaaaaacaaaacaactcacATTCCCAGAGCAGGTGTTAACTGTTTTCCTGCATCAGACAATTACAACCTTACACTGTACACATTAATCTATGAGTTTCAGTGGACATCCCATAAAAAGCCCAAGGATTTACAGTTTTAAATAAAGGTGTTTCCCCACAACACTTAAATTTAAGTTTCTTCTCTTGGTTGAGCATCAAAACACCATTTCATTCACAATTCACTTGGAGGAAAGCGGAACAATGAGGAATTGTTACAGATTGCATTATATAAGCCTGTTTGTGAAACATAATCAACAATTTAACCATTAAACTGTCTGTTAATGAAATGATTTgcaagagtttttattttaatatatatatataataacatataaaaataTGCATCTTATTCCACAGGAATAAGGCAGTGATGAAATCCATCATTGAAACTTTACAAAATGCAGTTAAGAGATCAAGTTCTGGAGCCTTTGGCAGTGTGTAAGCTCTCCACAGTCCTTGTTTAAGATTAATTCAGTTCTTTGTACACTCTCACACATAACTgctgaaaaaaacaagagattTCCTCAAAATGCGCTGTGAGTCTTATTTTATCTGTATAATTTTGCAGCCATGAGTCATTGTGCCGTGCATTCAGCACAGGGCCAGAAGATGAGATAGTTGGTAGGTATGCCAGTCCTCCCAAGTGGTTCAGCATGTTAAGAGTCTGGAGCAGCTCTAGGTGGAGAGGATTCACCCTCTCACTTTCATGGATACTGTAGATAAAAGCACTGCAGACAATTATCTGTCGCCGTAATAAGTGTTTGTAGCCATGTCACctgcaaacaaaaaaataaagagggagaaaaaacatctttaaatgtcacacCCTGCACTGTGTTTGTAGCAGATCTGTGCAATGTGGCGGGCAGCTCTGCTGTAAGTGTTGTCTACCTGATCTCTGGGTTGCGGTGACGTAGGACCTGAGATAGCATCTCTGAGGTTTGTTGGAAGCAGTGACTCAGCTCGTCCAGTTTCTGCTCCATGGAGAGGATCCGCAGCTCCAGCTCCCGATAGGAGTTATTCCAATTGGCACTGAGGTCGCACATGATCATCTGCATCTGTTGGAATCGGCCACACAATACAAATGCAAAGATTCTTGTATTTACAAGTGGAAAACACGGGTCAAACTACATCGATTAATCTTGATATTACTAAATACTGCGCAGactcatttttaaaagaatgttTACGATTCATAGAGAAGTTTTGATTAGTTGATgtttctgactgactgactggggCAGACACAACCATCCCATTGCGCCAACTTAGAAACTATGTCACTACCTTTGGCAGCCCCTTTATCAACTTGGTTTAAAAATGGAGCCAACAGCAACAATTCTGGTTACTTTTTTAGTCCTGTGTGCTCGCTGTGTCTGTGGCTCAGCTGAGTTCAGTCAGTAAGAGATTTAGTCTTTTACATCCTACCAAGGGGCTACACTTGCAGTCTGGACAAAAAacaaggtttgtttttttacatataaatcAATCAGGAAATACGTTTTAAACTGCACAAATTACACATTAGTGCCTCTCACTAAGTAGCGTCTTTATATCTTGAGTTTATTCCAAGTGGAAAACTTCTGGGCCTGTGAATTCCTGACACAAATGACTCCTGAGACATTTTATGGAGATTCTTTAACGAGCATTTAATGTGTCTGAACACCTAGCAATAAAAAACAGATTGCAGAATACTGCATAATAGTCTATGTAAGTAGTGAGTGTTTTTAGGGGGATCTTTGTCATCTTCTCTGGCATTAACCTTTCTATTGACACATTCCAATGACAGCTGTCGATTACCTTCGGGAGGTCCACCATCTCACTGACGTAATCTCtcagctttttttgtttgaggCGTAAATGCCGAAATCTGTGCATAAAAAAAGgttatgtcatgtatttcaaacataaatgcattttaattacattattaaatgttacactgagacacagaaaaggaaaaaacagtTTGAAGTTATTTCATGTTCTAGAGCGAGATCATTTAGTAgattaaaaaagacaatatgaTATAACTGTAGAAttggttttcatttattttctttgttctgaAGTGCACATCTACGGATGGATCGTCCTATTTCTGGACAAACAGAACGGTCCTGGCACAACACAGAACCCCTGATTTGTGGAGCGCAGGAATATGCTGACAACTGAGTATTCCACTTCTCAACAACATGCAGGAGTCATGCTGGGTTTGTTAAATAGCTATAAAACATTGCTAGGAGGTTTTTGACGTATAAAGGTGGAAAAGGGCTAAACATATTATCTGGCGTATGGAAACTaatattgaaatgaagcagCCAGTCTCTGACGGCATTGGAGTGATAGTCTCATGATGTTCTTAATCCCAAAGAGTAGAGGTGCGTCC contains:
- the smg9 gene encoding protein SMG9 codes for the protein MSESGHSQPGMYGQGRRRRRRRGDRDAGPPGQNLSGPSRDREYQPRERRDGSEDPPGPLIQKTPIILAKPPGERAKPSQNTPVGGAPVLEKPIMLMKARDDGGKPGTPPEAAAQPSGPGPSKMEREGQRPTQPVYQIQNRGMGASASSSAVDPMVGQSKLLPPEKMKHSIKLVDDQMNWCDSAIEYLRDQTDMLVVGVIGLQGSGKSTIMSLLSANTPEEDQRGYVFRAQTQEIKERGGNQSTGIDFFITQERVIFLDTQPMLSPSILDHLINNDRKLPPEYNLPHTYVEMQSLQIAAFLFTVCHVVIVVQDWFTDLNLYRFLQTAEMLKPSTPSASHDSTGSSGNDDGAEYYPHIVFLQNKARRDDFCPKNLNNMHMAVDKLMAHSHLKYKGTLSMLDCNIFPGLGQDYLATEVNMFLLPMQENDGEDNLTKAGSGTYPLFSLLPGYRGHPAFSTMVSKLRSQILAMPRCQLSHTILTEKNWFHYAARIWDGVKKSSALSEYSRLLC
- the LOC115021120 gene encoding zinc finger protein 208, with translation MSDDSSSDGEWCVSTKSQVDDAQSKRKCWECGKQFSKLTSLMSHYKSHNINAACHICKITFRRLTSLSMHLDNAHSPPLCKKCNHYFSSVWELNKHAEVYCLGSTPSQETPSLVSASQNNFPNDVTAQQSTKSGLFDSVSELGPQQKIEMKPERAGTSENSVEYIVGEDDIDMERDCEKSDDSTSTESDDQENTRSTEDLCPDDPESDGGSSSTDCSSGSSHGQHYNPPPPSMCAACGRGPYRSMKLHLLHCSGIRVKYQCSVCKKLFITEMYLKEHYMPLYSCEICGQVFPHENSYQHYQCPKGTKSRLVLFCAESMPQACKICKSFFNSEKTLLNHVTRVHTSVVSTKVCIITDPSALVDEKVSPGGTAAISSRNVVNQVMNGKLGVAQTYAGSLCASPSSLLTYSSYAGRPPATMCMAASAAPVRSGKAGALGRTNQPLSAPECVPPGATAASDPVTPPSPTIMAMFENDSQDVALMKRMNIGWRSKAPYPCRQCGAILRQPSLIISHRYLHRGQRSHQCQCGRAFKHRLHLLRHCVQHAETMSYICVSCGETFTGAKLLAEHIKGKSRKTYRSGRTWKCKVKRKCRMPFTCDCGQLFFRPSAYIWHQLKNRTKTKQSKKPLQ